Proteins encoded within one genomic window of Micromonospora halotolerans:
- a CDS encoding class I SAM-dependent methyltransferase yields the protein MTTSLLPPDFADWLRLREPADAAARSAELLDVVRRRLPADRPLVVHDLGSGTGSMARWLAPRLPGPQRWVLHERDADLLALAAGGKAVAADGNPVTVLTRGSDITRLGAADLADAHLVTASALLDMLTAGEVERIVAACAGHPTLFAITVLGRVRFTPADPLDAEFEAAFNAHQRRTAAGRALLGPDAVDVTVAAFRRRGVPVRVRSSPWRLGPGQAALTAEWLVGWLDAAVEERPELGGVVEAYRERRLAQVADGRLRVVLHHADLLAG from the coding sequence ATGACCACCTCGCTACTTCCCCCCGACTTCGCGGACTGGCTGCGGCTGCGCGAACCCGCCGACGCGGCCGCCCGCTCGGCCGAACTGCTCGACGTGGTCCGCCGCCGGCTGCCCGCCGACCGGCCGCTGGTCGTGCACGACCTGGGCAGCGGCACCGGCTCGATGGCCCGCTGGCTCGCCCCGCGGCTGCCCGGCCCGCAGCGCTGGGTGCTGCACGAACGCGACGCGGACCTGCTGGCGCTGGCCGCCGGTGGCAAGGCCGTGGCCGCCGACGGCAACCCGGTCACCGTGCTGACCCGCGGCTCCGACATCACCCGGCTGGGCGCGGCCGACCTGGCCGACGCCCACCTGGTCACCGCCTCGGCGCTGCTGGACATGCTCACCGCCGGGGAGGTCGAGCGGATCGTGGCGGCCTGCGCCGGCCACCCCACCCTGTTCGCCATCACCGTGCTGGGCCGGGTGCGTTTCACCCCCGCCGACCCGCTCGACGCCGAGTTCGAGGCCGCGTTCAACGCCCACCAGCGGCGGACCGCCGCCGGCCGCGCCCTGCTCGGCCCGGACGCCGTGGACGTCACCGTGGCGGCCTTCCGGCGCCGGGGCGTACCGGTGCGGGTCCGGTCCAGCCCGTGGCGCCTCGGCCCGGGGCAGGCCGCGCTGACCGCCGAGTGGCTGGTGGGCTGGCTCGACGCGGCCGTCGAGGAGCGGCCGGAGCTGGGCGGCGTGGTCGAGGCGTACCGGGAGCGGCGGCTCGCCCAGGTGGCGGACGGCCGGCTGCGGGTGGTGCTGCACCACGCCGACCTGCTCGCCGGGTGA
- a CDS encoding FUSC family protein has product MRNCWKVAVGRLRQAWVPVVEAALAATVAWLIAARLIGHPDPFFAPSAALIVLGESRGQRVRQTIELVLGVAGGVLVADLVVHALGPGTGTMLLVLLLTLGVTVAAGASSTLVIQTTISALYLVVVAAPKGEFTPFRFVDALIGGAVALAASQLVVARDPLAPLVAEARRTYADLAALLERIDEAIDRCDADAGQAALECARELDGSVERLRATVQACAETLRLRVRRRRHLGQLEQVEATARQLDYAVRDIRVLARNAATLTRLRTAAPPELGAALRSLAEAVRAAGAALATDLTGQDADRHAGRADEAALTAVRIGAELLRSDPPLPIVMIVGQVRSTAIDLLRGVGTDDVEVLNRVDEALGLPVG; this is encoded by the coding sequence GTGCGCAACTGCTGGAAGGTCGCCGTGGGGCGGCTGCGACAGGCGTGGGTGCCGGTGGTGGAGGCCGCGCTCGCCGCGACCGTGGCCTGGCTGATCGCCGCGCGGCTGATCGGCCATCCGGACCCGTTCTTCGCGCCGAGCGCGGCGCTGATCGTGCTCGGCGAGTCGCGGGGCCAGCGGGTACGGCAGACCATCGAGCTGGTGCTCGGGGTGGCCGGCGGGGTGCTCGTCGCCGACCTGGTGGTGCACGCCCTCGGCCCCGGCACGGGGACCATGCTCCTCGTCCTGCTGCTCACCCTCGGCGTCACGGTGGCGGCCGGGGCGAGCAGCACCCTGGTCATTCAGACCACGATCTCCGCGCTCTACCTGGTTGTGGTCGCCGCGCCGAAGGGCGAGTTCACTCCGTTCCGGTTCGTCGATGCGTTGATCGGTGGGGCGGTCGCCCTCGCCGCGAGCCAGCTCGTGGTGGCCCGGGACCCGCTGGCCCCGCTGGTCGCCGAGGCCCGCCGGACGTACGCCGACCTCGCCGCGCTGCTCGAGAGGATCGACGAGGCCATCGACCGCTGCGACGCCGACGCCGGGCAGGCGGCGCTGGAGTGCGCCCGGGAGCTGGACGGCTCCGTGGAGCGGCTGCGCGCCACCGTGCAGGCGTGCGCCGAGACGCTACGGCTGCGGGTCCGCCGCCGCCGGCACCTCGGCCAGCTCGAACAGGTCGAGGCCACGGCCCGGCAACTCGACTATGCGGTACGCGACATCCGGGTGCTGGCCCGCAACGCGGCCACGCTGACCCGACTGCGAACGGCCGCCCCGCCCGAGCTGGGCGCCGCGCTCCGCTCCCTGGCGGAGGCGGTACGCGCCGCCGGGGCGGCCCTGGCCACCGACCTGACCGGGCAGGACGCCGACCGGCACGCGGGACGGGCCGACGAGGCCGCGCTGACCGCGGTGCGGATCGGCGCGGAGCTGCTCCGGTCCGACCCGCCACTGCCCATCGTCATGATCGTCGGGCAGGTGCGGTCCACCGCCATCGACCTGCTGCGCGGGGTCGGCACCGACGACGTGGAAGTGCTCAACCGGGTCGACGAGGCGCTCGGCCTGCCGGTCGGCTGA
- a CDS encoding sulfatase: MSLRIRLRRPVGPATPAPDSAASPPTPGEDATPPGDAALSAGPGRPASRTRRVAAGILTGLAALLVVAALVAPDRLAGVGPGAVLRIPVEALVAVALLLVLPDRARRPVAVALGLVLGLLTVVKLLDTGFFVARDRPFDVLLDWRLFDDGYGYLADSAGGVAAVAAAVGVVLLVGGLPVLLALAARRLARGVARHRTGAVRVLAALAVLWLGCALFGVRLTAGVPVADRTASTLVASHVGQVRAGLRDRAAFAGEMTTDAYRDVPGDRLLTGLRGKDVLVTFVESYGRDAVEDPALAPGVNAVLDDGYRRLRAAGYDARSGFLTSPTFGGGSWLAHATLLSGLWIDNDQRHRDLLAGNRLTLGGVFHRAGWQTVGVFPAATQPWPEGKFFGYDRYYDAEKLAYRGPKFSYAPMPDQYTLATFQRLERDRPHAPLMAEIPLVSSHSPWSAIPKPVPWAAVGDGTIFHTASIRTGGSQDVLQRDAGQIRADYAHSIEYSLGTLVSYVLTHGGDDLVLVILGDHQPAASVTGEGAGRDVPITIVAKDPAVLDRVADWGWQDGLRPGPQAPVWRMDSFRDRFLAAFSPVH; encoded by the coding sequence GTGTCACTGCGTATCCGTCTCCGCCGGCCGGTCGGACCGGCCACTCCCGCCCCGGACTCCGCGGCGTCCCCGCCGACGCCTGGCGAGGACGCCACCCCACCCGGCGACGCGGCGCTGTCCGCCGGTCCGGGGCGGCCGGCCTCGCGTACCCGTCGGGTCGCCGCCGGGATCCTCACCGGGCTGGCCGCGCTGCTCGTGGTGGCGGCGCTGGTCGCGCCGGACCGGCTGGCCGGGGTCGGGCCGGGCGCGGTGCTGCGGATACCGGTGGAGGCGCTGGTCGCGGTGGCGTTGCTGCTCGTCCTGCCGGACCGGGCCCGCCGGCCGGTCGCCGTGGCGCTCGGCCTCGTGCTGGGCCTGCTGACCGTGGTCAAGCTGCTGGACACGGGGTTCTTCGTGGCCCGGGACCGGCCGTTCGACGTGCTGCTCGACTGGCGGCTGTTCGACGACGGCTACGGCTACCTGGCCGACTCGGCCGGCGGGGTCGCCGCCGTCGCCGCGGCGGTCGGGGTGGTGCTGCTGGTGGGCGGCCTGCCGGTGCTCCTGGCGCTCGCGGCGCGGCGGCTGGCCCGTGGCGTGGCGCGGCACCGCACCGGCGCGGTACGGGTGCTCGCCGCGCTGGCCGTGCTGTGGCTGGGCTGCGCCCTGTTCGGGGTGCGCCTCACCGCCGGCGTGCCGGTCGCCGACCGGACGGCGAGCACGCTGGTGGCGTCGCACGTCGGCCAGGTGCGGGCCGGCCTGCGCGACCGGGCGGCGTTCGCCGGGGAGATGACGACCGACGCCTACCGGGACGTGCCCGGCGACCGGCTGCTGACCGGGCTGCGCGGCAAGGACGTGCTGGTCACGTTCGTGGAGAGCTACGGCCGGGACGCCGTGGAGGACCCGGCGCTCGCGCCGGGGGTGAACGCGGTGCTCGACGACGGCTACCGCCGGCTGCGGGCGGCCGGCTACGACGCCCGCAGCGGCTTCCTCACCTCGCCCACCTTCGGCGGCGGCAGCTGGCTGGCCCACGCCACCCTGCTCTCCGGGCTGTGGATCGACAACGACCAGCGGCACCGGGACCTGCTGGCCGGGAACCGGCTCACCCTGGGCGGCGTGTTCCACCGGGCCGGGTGGCAGACCGTCGGGGTGTTCCCCGCCGCCACCCAGCCCTGGCCGGAGGGGAAGTTCTTCGGCTACGACCGGTACTACGACGCCGAGAAGCTGGCCTACCGGGGCCCGAAGTTCAGCTACGCGCCGATGCCCGACCAGTACACGCTGGCCACCTTCCAGCGGCTGGAGCGGGACCGGCCGCACGCCCCGCTGATGGCGGAGATCCCGCTGGTGTCCAGCCACTCCCCCTGGTCGGCCATCCCGAAGCCGGTGCCCTGGGCCGCGGTCGGCGACGGCACCATCTTCCACACCGCCTCCATCCGGACCGGCGGCAGCCAGGACGTGCTGCAGCGGGACGCCGGTCAGATCCGCGCCGACTACGCGCACTCCATCGAGTACAGCCTCGGCACGCTGGTGTCGTACGTGCTGACCCACGGCGGGGACGACCTGGTGCTGGTCATTCTCGGTGACCACCAGCCGGCGGCCTCGGTGACCGGCGAGGGCGCCGGCCGCGACGTGCCGATCACCATCGTGGCGAAGGACCCGGCGGTGCTGGACCGGGTCGCCGACTGGGGCTGGCAGGACGGGCTGCGCCCGGGCCCGCAGGCCCCGGTGTGGCGGATGGACAGCTTCCGCGACCGCTTCCTCGCCGCCTTCTCCCCCGTGCACTGA
- a CDS encoding glycosyltransferase family 4 protein: protein MTAVHVVLPGDIDDPASPSGGNGYDRRACHELAALGWTVREHPVPGGWPQPTPADRAALAGVLAALPDGAAVLLDGLVASTVPEVLAPHARRLRLVVLVHLPLEDEVEGRALAAATAVVTTSEWTRRRLLDRYRLAADRVSVAPPGVDPAPVAPGSPEDDRLLCVAAVTPLKGHDVLAGALHRVADLPWTCDWVGPLARDPDFVARLRRQLADTGLADRVRLAGPLTGADLAAAYAAADLLVLPSRRETYGMVVTEALARGVPVLASDTGGLPGTLGRTPDGDRPGLLVPPADPAALAGALRHWLTDPDLRDRLRRAARWRRDTLSGWPVTADRLATALKEATAA from the coding sequence ATGACCGCCGTGCACGTGGTGCTGCCGGGCGACATCGACGACCCGGCGAGCCCCAGCGGCGGCAACGGATACGACCGCCGCGCCTGCCACGAGCTGGCCGCGCTCGGCTGGACGGTGCGGGAACACCCGGTGCCGGGCGGCTGGCCGCAGCCGACGCCGGCGGACCGGGCCGCGCTGGCCGGCGTGCTCGCCGCGCTGCCCGACGGCGCGGCCGTGCTGCTCGACGGCCTGGTCGCGTCGACCGTGCCCGAGGTGCTGGCCCCGCACGCCCGGCGGCTGCGCCTCGTGGTGCTGGTGCACCTGCCGCTGGAGGACGAGGTCGAGGGCCGGGCCCTCGCCGCGGCGACGGCCGTGGTCACCACCAGCGAGTGGACCCGCCGCCGGCTGCTCGACCGCTACCGGCTCGCCGCCGACCGGGTGTCGGTCGCCCCGCCCGGGGTGGACCCGGCGCCGGTCGCCCCCGGCTCGCCGGAGGACGACCGGCTGCTCTGCGTCGCGGCCGTCACCCCGCTCAAGGGGCACGACGTGCTCGCCGGCGCCCTGCACCGGGTCGCCGACCTGCCCTGGACCTGCGACTGGGTCGGCCCGCTCGCCCGCGACCCGGACTTCGTGGCGCGGCTGCGCCGGCAGCTCGCCGACACCGGCCTGGCCGACCGGGTCCGGCTGGCCGGCCCGCTGACCGGGGCCGATCTGGCCGCCGCGTACGCCGCCGCCGACCTGCTGGTGCTGCCGTCCCGCCGGGAGACCTACGGGATGGTGGTGACCGAGGCGCTCGCCCGGGGCGTACCGGTGCTGGCCAGCGACACCGGCGGCCTGCCCGGGACCCTCGGGCGCACCCCGGACGGCGACCGGCCCGGCCTGCTGGTGCCCCCGGCGGACCCGGCCGCGCTGGCCGGCGCGCTGCGCCACTGGCTCACCGACCCGGACCTGCGGGACCGGCTGCGCCGCGCCGCCCGGTGGCGGCGGGACACCCTCAGCGGCTGGCCGGTCACCGCGGACCGGCTCGCCACGGCGCTCAAGGAGGCCACGGCGGCATGA
- a CDS encoding GTP cyclohydrolase II has product MDETLPAATVRTQVTVPLRFPDGYVTTARVHSFHGLVDGREHLAIGLGEQRDPDAAPPLVRPHSECLTGDVFGSQRCDCGPQLREAVERIAEAGGYLLYLRQEGRGIGLYAKLDAYALQDGGLDTYEANVALGRGPDERDYTVAAQMLAALGVTRVALLSNNPDKAAQLERLGVRVVDRVLTGVHLSPANAGYLAAKVTRADHALDLPFVP; this is encoded by the coding sequence ATGGACGAAACTCTGCCCGCCGCGACGGTCCGGACCCAGGTCACGGTCCCCCTGCGGTTCCCGGACGGCTACGTGACCACCGCCCGGGTGCACTCCTTCCACGGGCTGGTCGACGGCCGCGAGCACCTCGCCATCGGGCTCGGTGAGCAGCGGGACCCGGACGCCGCGCCGCCGCTGGTCCGCCCGCACAGCGAGTGCCTCACCGGGGACGTGTTCGGCAGCCAGCGCTGCGACTGCGGCCCGCAGCTGCGCGAGGCGGTCGAGCGGATCGCCGAGGCCGGCGGCTACCTGCTCTACCTGCGCCAGGAGGGCCGGGGCATCGGCCTCTACGCCAAGCTCGACGCGTACGCCCTGCAGGACGGCGGCCTGGACACCTACGAGGCCAACGTGGCGCTCGGCCGGGGCCCCGACGAGCGCGACTACACGGTGGCCGCGCAGATGCTCGCCGCGCTGGGCGTGACCCGGGTGGCCCTGCTCAGCAACAACCCGGACAAGGCCGCCCAGCTGGAGCGGCTGGGCGTCAGGGTGGTCGACCGGGTGCTCACCGGCGTGCACCTGTCTCCGGCGAACGCGGGCTACCTGGCGGCCAAGGTGACCCGCGCGGACCATGCCCTCGACCTGCCGTTCGTGCCGTGA
- a CDS encoding lysylphosphatidylglycerol synthase domain-containing protein, giving the protein MSHAAVAGPVPAAAPAPARSFWAWARPLAGIAVLAALVWSVGTGPFLAGLRLIDAPALAAALGIGAITTVCCAWRWSLVAGGLGVRLPLRAAVAHCYRAVFLNSTLPGGVLGDVHRAVRHGRDAGDVARGVRAVVWERTAGQVVQLVIAVAVLAALPSPVRPYLPAVAAGLAAVALALALAARAVPRSGASRWARAARTAVADVRAGLLARRTWLGVVTASAVVVAGHLATFVVAARTAGADAPLSRLVPLTLLALLAMGLPTNVGGFGPREGVAAWAFAAAGLTAAQGVATGTVYGALVLVASLPGAAVLLIHRRPVAEPGDCR; this is encoded by the coding sequence TTGTCACACGCCGCCGTCGCCGGGCCCGTCCCGGCCGCCGCGCCCGCGCCGGCCCGGTCGTTCTGGGCCTGGGCCCGGCCGCTCGCCGGGATCGCCGTGCTCGCGGCGCTGGTCTGGTCGGTGGGCACCGGCCCGTTCCTGGCCGGGCTGCGGCTGATCGACGCGCCGGCGCTCGCCGCCGCGCTCGGCATCGGCGCGATCACCACGGTCTGCTGCGCCTGGCGCTGGTCCCTGGTCGCCGGCGGGCTGGGCGTACGGCTGCCGCTGCGGGCCGCCGTCGCGCACTGCTACCGGGCGGTCTTCCTCAACTCCACCCTGCCCGGCGGGGTGCTCGGCGACGTGCACCGGGCGGTCCGGCACGGCCGGGACGCCGGGGACGTGGCCCGGGGTGTCCGCGCCGTGGTCTGGGAACGCACCGCCGGCCAGGTGGTCCAGCTGGTCATCGCGGTGGCCGTGCTGGCGGCGCTGCCGTCCCCGGTCCGGCCGTACCTGCCGGCGGTGGCCGCCGGCCTGGCGGCCGTCGCGCTGGCGCTGGCGCTGGCCGCCCGGGCGGTGCCCCGCTCCGGGGCGTCCCGCTGGGCCCGCGCGGCGCGCACCGCCGTCGCCGACGTCCGGGCCGGGCTGCTCGCCCGGCGCACCTGGCTGGGCGTGGTGACGGCCTCGGCCGTGGTGGTCGCCGGCCACCTGGCCACCTTCGTGGTGGCGGCGCGCACGGCCGGCGCCGACGCGCCGCTGTCCCGGCTGGTGCCGCTGACCCTGCTGGCCCTGCTCGCCATGGGGCTGCCGACCAACGTGGGCGGGTTCGGGCCGCGCGAAGGGGTCGCTGCCTGGGCGTTCGCCGCGGCCGGCCTCACCGCCGCGCAGGGCGTCGCCACCGGCACGGTCTACGGGGCGCTGGTCCTGGTGGCCAGCCTGCCGGGCGCCGCCGTGCTGCTGATCCACCGGCGTCCGGTTGCGGAGCCCGGCGACTGTCGGTGA
- a CDS encoding zinc-dependent alcohol dehydrogenase translates to MTGEARAFWLRAPGEGELRPVALDPPGPGEVLVRARYSGVSRGTETLVFTGRVPADQHAAMRAPFQEGDFPAPVKYGYLSVGTVEAGPAELRGRTVFCLHPHQTAYVVPADAVVVVPDQVPAARAVLAGTVETAVNALWDAAPLVGDRVSVVGGGMVGCCVAAVLARFPGVRVELVDADPARAAVAAALGVDFALPADAAGDRDLVVHASATADGLQRALELLRPERTVLELSWYGDRPVTLALGGAFHSKRLGIRSSQVGTVSPRRADRSYADRLAVALDLLADPAFDALLTGRSRFADLPDVLDRLASGRLPALCHLITYDEE, encoded by the coding sequence GTGACCGGTGAGGCCCGCGCCTTCTGGCTCCGCGCCCCCGGCGAGGGTGAGCTGCGCCCGGTCGCGCTCGACCCGCCCGGCCCCGGCGAGGTGCTGGTCCGCGCCCGCTACTCCGGTGTCAGCCGGGGCACCGAGACCCTGGTCTTCACCGGCCGGGTCCCCGCCGACCAGCACGCCGCCATGCGCGCCCCGTTCCAGGAGGGCGACTTCCCGGCCCCGGTGAAGTACGGCTACCTGAGCGTCGGCACCGTGGAGGCGGGCCCGGCGGAGCTGCGCGGGCGTACCGTCTTCTGCCTGCACCCGCACCAGACCGCGTACGTGGTGCCGGCCGACGCCGTGGTGGTCGTACCCGATCAGGTGCCGGCGGCCCGCGCGGTGCTGGCCGGCACCGTGGAGACCGCCGTGAACGCCCTCTGGGACGCCGCGCCGCTGGTCGGCGACCGGGTCTCCGTGGTCGGCGGCGGCATGGTCGGCTGCTGCGTCGCCGCCGTGCTGGCCCGCTTCCCCGGGGTCCGCGTCGAGCTGGTCGACGCCGACCCGGCGCGGGCGGCGGTGGCCGCGGCGCTCGGCGTCGACTTCGCGCTGCCCGCCGACGCGGCCGGCGACCGGGACCTCGTGGTGCACGCCAGCGCCACCGCCGACGGGCTGCAACGCGCCCTGGAGCTGCTCCGCCCGGAACGCACCGTGCTGGAGCTGAGCTGGTACGGCGACCGCCCGGTCACCCTCGCCCTGGGCGGGGCGTTCCACTCGAAGCGGCTCGGCATCCGCAGCAGCCAGGTGGGCACCGTGTCCCCCCGGCGCGCCGACCGCAGCTACGCCGACCGGCTGGCGGTGGCCCTGGACCTGCTCGCCGACCCCGCGTTCGACGCTCTGCTCACCGGCCGGTCCCGCTTCGCCGACCTGCCCGACGTGCTGGACCGGCTCGCCTCGGGCCGGCTCCCCGCGCTCTGCCACCTCATCACCTACGACGAGGAGTGA
- a CDS encoding ABC transporter permease, with protein sequence MSRPPRRRQRVPLALLVPAGLGLLFLVLPLAGLLVRAPWTTLPRRLAQPGVLTALRLSLETATAATLLCVALGVPLAWLLARVRFPGRRLVRALVTVPLVLPPVVGGVALLLVFGRRGLLGSWLDATFGVTLPFTTAGVVLAEAFVAMPFLVIAVEGALRGADPRYEEAAATLGAGRWTTFTRVTLPIVAPGVAAGAVLCWARALGEFGATITFAGNYPGRTQTMPLAVYLALETDVQAAIVLSLILLTVSVAILAGLRDRWVGTA encoded by the coding sequence ATGAGTCGACCTCCACGCCGCCGGCAGCGGGTGCCGCTGGCGCTCCTGGTCCCCGCCGGGCTCGGGTTGCTCTTCCTCGTCCTGCCGCTGGCCGGGCTGCTGGTCCGCGCGCCCTGGACCACGCTGCCCCGGCGGCTGGCCCAGCCCGGCGTGCTCACCGCGCTGCGGCTGTCCCTGGAGACCGCGACCGCCGCCACGCTGCTCTGCGTCGCGCTCGGCGTACCCCTGGCCTGGCTGCTGGCCCGGGTCCGGTTCCCCGGCCGACGGCTGGTCCGCGCGCTGGTCACCGTGCCGCTGGTGCTGCCGCCGGTGGTCGGCGGGGTGGCGCTGCTGCTGGTCTTCGGCCGGCGCGGGCTGCTCGGGTCCTGGCTGGACGCCACCTTCGGGGTCACCCTGCCGTTCACCACCGCCGGCGTGGTGCTGGCGGAGGCGTTCGTGGCCATGCCGTTCCTCGTCATCGCCGTCGAGGGTGCGCTGCGCGGCGCCGACCCCCGCTACGAGGAGGCGGCGGCCACCCTGGGCGCCGGGCGCTGGACCACCTTCACCCGGGTGACCCTGCCGATTGTCGCACCCGGGGTGGCGGCCGGCGCGGTGCTCTGCTGGGCCCGCGCGCTCGGCGAGTTCGGCGCCACCATCACCTTCGCCGGCAACTATCCGGGACGGACCCAGACCATGCCGCTCGCCGTCTACCTGGCGCTGGAGACCGACGTGCAGGCCGCCATCGTGCTGAGCCTCATCCTGCTCACCGTCTCCGTGGCCATCCTGGCCGGGTTGCGGGACCGCTGGGTCGGCACGGCGTGA
- a CDS encoding RibD family protein — protein MTSRPYVLLSCAMSIDGYIDDATAERLLLSNDADLDRIDAVRAGCDAIMVGAATVRRDDPRLLVRSERRRAERVARGLPPCPVKVTVTASGDLDPTARFFTMGDGPKLVYCPGGVAEKTRERVGAVATVVDTGDPVTPGAVLADLAGRGVGRLMVEGGGTLHCQFLTAGVADELHLVVAPFFVGDRRAPRFVGDGHFPWHPGRRARVVEVRQIGDVVLTRYALSDRCSADR, from the coding sequence GTGACCAGCCGGCCGTACGTGCTGCTCAGCTGCGCGATGTCGATCGACGGCTACATCGACGACGCCACCGCCGAGCGGCTGTTGCTCTCCAACGACGCCGACCTGGACCGGATCGACGCGGTCCGGGCCGGCTGCGACGCGATCATGGTGGGCGCCGCCACGGTCCGCCGCGACGACCCCCGGCTGCTGGTGCGCAGCGAGCGGCGGCGGGCCGAGCGGGTGGCACGCGGCCTGCCGCCGTGCCCCGTGAAGGTCACCGTCACGGCCAGCGGCGATCTCGACCCGACGGCCCGGTTCTTCACCATGGGCGACGGGCCGAAGCTCGTCTACTGCCCGGGCGGCGTGGCGGAGAAGACCCGGGAGCGGGTGGGCGCGGTGGCCACCGTGGTCGACACGGGCGACCCGGTCACACCCGGGGCGGTCCTCGCCGACCTGGCCGGGCGCGGCGTCGGCCGGTTGATGGTGGAGGGCGGTGGCACGCTGCACTGCCAGTTCCTCACGGCCGGTGTCGCCGACGAGCTGCACCTGGTGGTCGCGCCGTTCTTCGTGGGCGACCGCCGGGCGCCCCGGTTCGTCGGGGACGGCCACTTCCCGTGGCACCCCGGCCGCCGGGCCCGGGTGGTCGAGGTCCGCCAGATCGGCGACGTGGTGCTCACCCGCTACGCCCTCTCCGACCGCTGCTCCGCGGACCGGTAG
- a CDS encoding ABC transporter ATP-binding protein, whose amino-acid sequence MGRHGVTGTPLLDAHLVADRGAFHLDVRLSIGAGEVVALLGPNGAGKTTALRALAGLHPLTAGHLTLGGADLDRPDRRVWTPPERRPVGVVFQDYLLFPHLSALDNVAFGPRRRGADRRAARARAQGWLDRVGLGGQARHRPRQLSGGQAQRVALARALAVEPTLLLLDEPLAALDARTRLDTRAELQHHLGAHPGATLLVTHDPLDALVLADRLVIVEQGRVVQEGDAATVTARPRTDYVARLVGLNLHRGHADGHAVTVGGLTLTTADTVRGEAFVAFPPAAVALHPARPDGSPRNVWPATVTGVQRHGDNLRVQLAGPVDVAADVTPAAAAHLGLRPGQPVWAAVKAAETRAYPA is encoded by the coding sequence CTGGGTCGGCACGGCGTGACCGGCACGCCCCTGCTCGACGCGCACCTGGTCGCCGACCGGGGCGCGTTCCACCTCGACGTGCGGCTGTCCATCGGCGCCGGGGAGGTGGTGGCGCTGCTCGGCCCGAACGGGGCCGGCAAGACCACCGCCCTGCGGGCGCTCGCCGGGCTGCACCCGCTCACCGCCGGGCACCTCACCCTCGGCGGCGCCGACCTCGACCGCCCCGACCGGCGGGTGTGGACCCCGCCCGAGCGACGCCCGGTCGGCGTGGTGTTCCAGGACTACCTGCTCTTCCCGCACCTCAGCGCACTGGACAACGTGGCGTTCGGGCCGCGCCGCCGGGGCGCCGACCGGCGGGCCGCCCGGGCCCGCGCGCAGGGCTGGCTGGACCGGGTCGGCCTCGGCGGGCAGGCCCGGCACCGGCCGCGCCAGCTCTCCGGCGGCCAGGCCCAGCGGGTCGCCCTGGCCCGCGCGCTCGCCGTCGAGCCCACCCTGCTGCTGCTCGACGAGCCGCTCGCCGCGCTCGACGCCCGGACCCGGCTGGACACCCGCGCCGAACTCCAGCACCACCTCGGCGCGCACCCCGGCGCCACCCTGCTGGTCACCCACGACCCGCTGGACGCCCTCGTGCTCGCCGACCGGCTGGTCATCGTCGAGCAGGGACGGGTGGTCCAGGAGGGCGACGCGGCGACCGTGACGGCCCGCCCCCGCACCGACTACGTGGCCCGGCTGGTCGGGCTCAACCTGCACCGCGGGCACGCCGACGGGCACGCCGTCACGGTCGGCGGACTCACCCTCACCACGGCGGACACCGTGCGGGGCGAGGCGTTCGTGGCCTTCCCGCCGGCCGCCGTCGCGCTGCATCCGGCACGCCCGGACGGCAGCCCGCGCAACGTCTGGCCGGCCACCGTGACCGGTGTGCAGCGGCACGGCGACAACCTGCGGGTCCAGCTCGCCGGGCCGGTCGACGTGGCCGCCGACGTCACCCCCGCCGCGGCGGCCCACCTCGGGCTGCGCCCCGGCCAACCGGTCTGGGCGGCGGTCAAGGCCGCGGAGACCAGGGCGTACCCGGCGTGA
- a CDS encoding 6-pyruvoyl trahydropterin synthase family protein, translating to MFSVTVRDHMMVAHSFRGEVFGPAQRLHGATFVVDATFRRPELDADGIVVDIGLATEQLKAVLGALTYRNLDDEPDFAGVNTTTEVLARTVADRLAEAVHAGRLGEGARGLAGITVTLHESHVAWASYERSL from the coding sequence ATGTTCAGCGTCACCGTCCGGGACCACATGATGGTCGCCCACAGCTTCCGCGGCGAGGTGTTCGGCCCGGCCCAGCGGCTGCACGGCGCGACCTTCGTCGTCGACGCCACCTTCCGCCGGCCGGAGCTGGACGCCGACGGGATCGTGGTCGACATCGGCCTGGCCACCGAGCAGCTCAAGGCGGTGCTCGGCGCGCTCACCTACCGCAACCTGGACGACGAACCGGACTTCGCCGGGGTGAACACCACCACCGAGGTGCTGGCCCGGACGGTGGCCGACCGGCTGGCCGAGGCGGTGCACGCCGGGCGGCTCGGCGAGGGGGCGCGCGGCCTGGCCGGGATCACCGTCACCCTGCACGAGTCGCACGTGGCCTGGGCCAGCTACGAGCGGTCACTGTGA